One genomic segment of Actinomycetota bacterium includes these proteins:
- a CDS encoding YlxR family protein, producing the protein MSTQAKSPIRTCVGCRKSQEKGTLIRIVRSPDSGISVDSSGRLPGRGAYIHANEECFDLAVKRKRFEPALRVKLYEDDTSRLRTELRSCIDDVRFHARKDGESC; encoded by the coding sequence GTGAGCACTCAGGCAAAATCTCCCATCAGAACCTGCGTCGGCTGCCGAAAGTCCCAAGAGAAGGGTACTTTGATTCGGATAGTTCGTTCTCCAGACTCCGGTATTTCCGTCGATTCGAGCGGCCGATTGCCTGGCAGGGGCGCATATATCCATGCTAATGAAGAGTGTTTCGACTTAGCGGTCAAGCGCAAACGCTTCGAACCTGCGTTGCGAGTAAAATTGTACGAAGATGACACTTCGCGCTTACGGACGGAACTCCGTAGCTGTATTGATGATGTTCGTTTCCATGCACGCAAGGATGGTGAAAGCTGCTGA
- a CDS encoding bifunctional oligoribonuclease/PAP phosphatase NrnA, with product MQSEVQKAVSRLQKADFVVVGSHTQPDGDAIGSTLALTLALRSIGIEAVPTLADGCDVPSTYTFLPGIALIVPFSELEDVDVFVALDTASFSRLGGSSILAESAASVIVVDHHADNPGFGSINVIDPSKAATAHLVWELLGPLGVQPTPEIALCCYTGLVTDTGRFSYSNTTAEALRCAAEMIESGVDPAETARLVYQELSPAYLALEARVLARLTLANSGRVAWSWCTERDFTETGATLSEIEGLPDAVRRIQGVDVVLMLRVLEGEIRGNLRSKTGFDVSSVARVFGGGGHVPAAGFTYNGSMQTLLDRLMPMLPGGDSAS from the coding sequence ATGCAATCCGAGGTCCAAAAGGCGGTTTCTCGCCTGCAGAAGGCGGATTTCGTCGTTGTAGGTTCCCACACCCAACCTGACGGAGACGCCATTGGATCGACGCTGGCTCTCACCCTGGCTCTGCGTTCGATTGGCATTGAAGCCGTTCCGACCCTTGCAGACGGTTGCGATGTACCGTCGACGTACACGTTCTTGCCGGGGATCGCCCTGATCGTCCCATTCTCGGAGTTAGAGGATGTTGATGTCTTTGTCGCCCTTGACACCGCGTCGTTTTCGCGGCTCGGTGGCTCATCGATACTTGCTGAATCCGCCGCTAGCGTGATAGTCGTGGATCATCATGCAGACAACCCCGGTTTCGGGTCCATCAATGTCATCGACCCGTCCAAGGCCGCTACCGCCCACTTGGTATGGGAACTACTCGGTCCCCTAGGCGTCCAGCCAACTCCCGAGATTGCGCTGTGCTGCTACACCGGCCTCGTCACGGACACCGGTCGATTCTCATATTCCAATACCACTGCTGAGGCCCTAAGGTGCGCCGCCGAGATGATTGAGAGTGGTGTCGACCCTGCAGAGACGGCCCGACTCGTATACCAAGAGCTCTCACCAGCTTATCTCGCGCTTGAGGCCAGAGTCTTGGCGAGGCTCACTCTCGCCAATTCCGGAAGGGTCGCCTGGTCTTGGTGCACCGAGCGGGATTTCACCGAGACTGGCGCAACACTCTCCGAGATCGAGGGATTACCCGATGCAGTCAGGCGAATACAAGGCGTCGATGTTGTTCTCATGCTACGGGTTCTCGAAGGCGAGATCCGAGGCAACCTCAGGTCCAAGACCGGTTTCGATGTTTCTTCGGTGGCTAGGGTATTCGGTGGGGGAGGGCATGTGCCCGCTGCGGGCTTCACATACAACGGATCGATGCAGACACTGCTTGACCGATTGATGCCTATGTTGCCCGGCGGCGATTCGGCTTCGTGA
- the ribF gene encoding riboflavin biosynthesis protein RibF, which produces MSTVMTWSPEIEHLGDCVLTIGVFDGVHLGHVNLISETVRRATLSGVPSVLITFDRDPDTVVNPGVDTVQLLSLAEKIDRLSHTGIERIIILPFDDRMAAYSPKDFLSLVVLQAMTPRHIIVGEDFRFGNKATGDIRLLTALAAKSGIDVLGIPLLELDGAPVKSTRIKRHLVDGDVERAKRLLGHPHSLSGTVIHGAGRGSRLLSIPTINISTQGASLLPAAGVYSGKAHLVDGGHPAAIFVGSSPSFADSRFGVEAHLLGFANDVYAQKVTLTFETRIRDLQEFATPDALASAIIADVDIVRRLSGMEPESP; this is translated from the coding sequence ATGAGTACGGTGATGACATGGAGCCCAGAGATCGAGCATCTCGGTGACTGCGTACTCACTATCGGGGTTTTCGATGGCGTGCATCTTGGACACGTCAACCTGATTTCGGAGACAGTGCGTAGGGCTACGCTATCCGGGGTTCCCTCAGTCCTCATCACATTCGATCGAGACCCGGACACCGTTGTAAATCCTGGCGTCGACACCGTTCAGCTTCTGTCCCTAGCCGAGAAGATCGACCGCTTGTCCCATACCGGAATCGAGCGGATCATCATCTTGCCCTTTGACGATCGTATGGCCGCCTACTCACCGAAGGACTTCTTGAGTCTGGTGGTACTTCAAGCGATGACCCCCCGGCACATCATCGTGGGGGAGGATTTCCGCTTCGGAAACAAGGCAACTGGCGACATCCGTCTTCTGACGGCGCTTGCGGCAAAATCGGGCATCGATGTTTTGGGGATACCTCTACTGGAGCTTGACGGCGCCCCGGTCAAGTCTACCCGAATCAAGCGTCATCTCGTCGATGGGGATGTGGAGCGCGCCAAGCGCCTCCTTGGACATCCGCATTCGCTATCCGGAACCGTAATCCACGGTGCGGGTCGCGGAAGCCGATTGCTCTCAATCCCAACGATCAACATCAGCACCCAGGGTGCTAGCCTTCTGCCTGCTGCTGGCGTGTACTCTGGGAAAGCTCACCTCGTCGACGGTGGTCATCCCGCGGCAATCTTCGTCGGTAGCTCACCATCATTCGCCGATTCAAGGTTCGGAGTCGAAGCTCACCTTCTCGGCTTTGCGAATGATGTCTATGCCCAAAAGGTCACGCTGACGTTCGAAACACGCATCCGTGATCTTCAGGAATTCGCCACTCCTGACGCACTTGCATCGGCGATCATAGCCGATGTCGACATCGTCCGACGTCTGTCAGGAATGGAGCCGGAATCACCATGA
- the rpsO gene encoding 30S ribosomal protein S15 yields MALDKEIKSQIVSEYARGEADTGSPEVQVALLTKRIRDLTEHLKIHKTDHHTRRGLLRLVGQRRNLLAYLKKSDIERYRDLIARLGIRG; encoded by the coding sequence ATGGCTTTGGATAAGGAAATCAAGTCGCAGATCGTGTCAGAGTACGCTAGGGGCGAAGCAGACACCGGGTCCCCAGAGGTTCAGGTCGCTTTGCTGACCAAGCGTATTCGTGATTTGACCGAGCACCTCAAGATCCACAAGACTGATCACCACACCCGCCGAGGGCTTCTGCGACTCGTCGGACAGAGGCGTAACCTGCTCGCATACCTGAAGAAATCCGATATTGAGCGTTACCGGGACCTTATTGCACGTCTAGGAATCCGCGGTTAG
- a CDS encoding proline--tRNA ligase gives MASDVYCPTLKEVPAEAEIASHRLMLRAGLIRKTASGIYSFLPLGYRSLMKIEAIVRQEMHAVGSQEVLLPIVQPSELWLESGRWSVYGPELARLTDRSGREYCLGPTHEEIITALVRNEIRSYRQLPVSLFQINMKFRDEIRPRFGLLRGREFIMKDAYSFHATQDSLQEHYDAQKIAYGRICDRLSLRYRPVQAESGQIGGSVTTEFMALADSGEAEIVYCSCGYAANVDVAEVNMMVGPQGPAVPLEKVATPGLRTIAELADAFDLLSSQTVKTMAAKTVDSTLVYFLLPGDRELNQVKAQAAVPGVTLLDEEDFKAFGIPKGSLGPVNAPSGTLLVADRSLLELLTWTVGANEDGYHYFGASRDRDFEIDLFADLLIASAGDRCPVCKSQSLEVARGIEVSQVFQLGTKYSEAMGATFMSEEGREEPLLMGCYGVGITRCLAAVIEQHHDEKGIAWPMALAPVHVVVLPLISDPAVAEMASDTWKALAESGVETILDDRDERAGVKFADADLIGYPMQIVFGKKTLTEGLVELRDRKTGESRDIPADEICQLVTEIVRKAIRDSSSVPG, from the coding sequence ATGGCCAGCGACGTATATTGTCCTACCCTGAAAGAGGTACCAGCGGAGGCAGAGATTGCTTCACATCGCCTCATGCTCAGAGCGGGCTTGATTAGAAAGACGGCATCAGGGATATATTCGTTTCTGCCTCTCGGATATCGCTCGTTGATGAAGATCGAAGCCATTGTGCGGCAGGAGATGCATGCGGTTGGATCGCAAGAGGTGCTTCTTCCGATAGTCCAACCGTCCGAGCTGTGGCTTGAGTCGGGCCGTTGGTCTGTGTACGGCCCCGAGCTTGCAAGGCTAACCGATCGTTCCGGCCGTGAGTACTGCCTTGGTCCCACACACGAGGAGATAATCACAGCACTGGTTCGCAATGAGATTCGCAGCTATCGTCAACTGCCGGTCTCGCTGTTCCAAATCAACATGAAGTTCCGGGATGAAATCAGGCCCAGATTCGGACTGTTGCGCGGCCGTGAGTTCATAATGAAGGACGCCTACTCCTTCCACGCAACACAGGATTCGCTGCAAGAGCACTACGATGCTCAGAAAATCGCATACGGCCGGATTTGTGACCGCCTATCCTTGAGGTACCGGCCAGTTCAAGCTGAGTCAGGTCAGATCGGCGGCAGCGTGACCACTGAGTTCATGGCTTTGGCCGACTCCGGTGAAGCTGAAATCGTCTATTGCTCCTGCGGTTATGCAGCCAACGTTGATGTAGCTGAAGTCAATATGATGGTCGGTCCTCAAGGGCCGGCGGTTCCTCTCGAGAAGGTTGCAACTCCTGGCCTTAGAACCATCGCTGAACTTGCAGATGCCTTTGACCTGCTTTCATCGCAGACGGTCAAGACCATGGCTGCCAAGACCGTTGACTCCACACTGGTCTACTTCCTTCTCCCGGGCGACCGCGAGCTCAACCAGGTCAAGGCCCAAGCTGCGGTCCCCGGCGTGACTCTGCTTGACGAGGAGGACTTCAAGGCCTTCGGCATCCCGAAAGGTTCATTGGGCCCCGTGAACGCTCCATCGGGCACACTCCTCGTCGCGGACCGCTCGCTTCTTGAGCTCCTCACCTGGACTGTCGGTGCCAACGAGGACGGCTACCACTACTTCGGCGCTTCCCGTGATCGTGATTTCGAGATCGACCTGTTCGCCGACCTCTTGATCGCTTCGGCTGGCGATCGCTGCCCAGTCTGCAAATCCCAGTCGCTTGAGGTGGCTCGCGGTATCGAGGTCTCACAGGTCTTTCAGCTTGGGACCAAGTACTCGGAGGCGATGGGGGCAACCTTCATGTCCGAGGAGGGCAGGGAGGAGCCTCTCCTCATGGGCTGCTACGGCGTCGGCATCACACGTTGTCTTGCTGCGGTCATCGAACAACATCACGATGAAAAGGGTATTGCCTGGCCAATGGCGCTGGCACCAGTACACGTTGTGGTGCTACCCCTCATATCGGATCCTGCCGTCGCCGAGATGGCCTCCGACACATGGAAGGCGCTTGCTGAAAGCGGAGTCGAGACAATTCTGGATGATCGTGATGAAAGGGCTGGCGTCAAGTTCGCAGATGCCGACCTCATCGGCTATCCGATGCAGATAGTATTCGGAAAGAAGACGCTGACAGAAGGACTGGTTGAGCTCAGGGACCGCAAGACTGGAGAATCGAGGGACATTCCCGCCGACGAAATCTGTCAGCTGGTCACCGAAATCGTCAGAAAGGCCATCCGGGACTCAAGCTCGGTACCCGGGTAG
- the truB gene encoding tRNA pseudouridine(55) synthase TruB, whose amino-acid sequence MARRNTTDLCGILPFDKSSGPSSHDIINIVRRISGEGRVGHAGTLDPMATGLLVVLLGPATRLARFLTAESKTYRAKITFGSATDTDDADGEIISTLPVPSQVSEVGFVEACIEGLIGQRDQLPPAYSAIKLGGTKAYTVARRGETPELQPRTVRIDDARLITLDGGPPPTWDVELSVSKGTYIRSIARDLGSALGTAAHLSELRRSRSGTVDVGQAITADIIKGHSGSVSEFFIDPVETLGFPVIQIGDDQAAAASNGCRLSIDPLDSEPAIDTPLTVVDRSRIIGIFSSDGARLIPMLILPGDAPLLRHP is encoded by the coding sequence ATGGCACGCCGCAACACCACCGATTTGTGCGGCATTCTGCCTTTCGACAAATCTAGCGGACCTTCGAGTCACGACATCATCAACATTGTTCGAAGGATAAGCGGAGAAGGCAGAGTTGGACATGCCGGGACATTGGACCCTATGGCCACCGGGTTGCTCGTGGTGCTACTTGGTCCGGCGACGCGCCTCGCTCGATTCCTCACCGCAGAGTCGAAGACGTATCGAGCCAAGATAACCTTCGGATCCGCCACGGACACGGACGACGCCGATGGAGAGATCATTTCCACACTCCCAGTCCCGTCACAAGTATCTGAAGTCGGGTTCGTCGAAGCTTGTATCGAAGGGCTTATCGGCCAGAGGGATCAGCTTCCGCCGGCATATTCGGCCATAAAACTCGGCGGGACCAAAGCCTATACGGTTGCTCGTCGTGGTGAGACGCCGGAGTTGCAGCCTAGAACGGTTCGGATAGATGACGCCCGCCTGATAACCCTCGATGGGGGCCCACCGCCCACCTGGGATGTTGAGCTCTCGGTATCAAAGGGCACCTACATCCGCTCAATAGCCCGCGATCTCGGGTCAGCTCTCGGCACGGCGGCGCATCTGAGCGAACTCAGACGGTCCCGCTCCGGAACCGTGGATGTGGGGCAGGCTATAACTGCCGACATCATCAAGGGCCACAGTGGGTCAGTCTCCGAGTTCTTCATCGATCCTGTCGAGACTCTTGGATTCCCTGTGATCCAAATCGGTGACGATCAGGCCGCTGCGGCATCCAACGGCTGTCGATTGTCGATCGATCCGCTCGACTCCGAGCCAGCAATAGATACTCCGCTGACGGTGGTGGATCGTTCAAGGATCATAGGGATATTCTCATCCGATGGCGCTCGCTTGATCCCGATGCTGATTCTCCCAGGTGATGCTCCACTATTGAGGCACCCATGA
- a CDS encoding ribosome maturation factor RimP, producing the protein MSKRLQSTIEALLTPAANREGFELVAVEVVGVHRSPVIRIFLDHPAGIDVERLASANKWISDILDAEDPVSGSYTLEVSSPGVDRPLSKKSDFVRFLGETASIKTDPIDGRSSFTGAISDVTDEDIVLSSEVGVFRVPFTQIKKARLKGKIDFSQKGEHPK; encoded by the coding sequence TTGTCTAAGCGTTTGCAATCCACAATAGAGGCCCTTCTAACCCCGGCTGCGAATCGCGAGGGGTTTGAACTGGTTGCTGTCGAGGTAGTCGGAGTACACAGATCTCCGGTCATTCGCATCTTCTTGGATCATCCAGCGGGCATCGATGTCGAGCGTCTCGCTAGTGCAAACAAGTGGATCTCCGACATCCTTGACGCCGAGGATCCGGTTAGCGGTTCGTACACCCTGGAAGTAAGTTCTCCGGGGGTCGACAGGCCGTTGTCGAAGAAGTCAGACTTCGTGCGATTCTTGGGCGAGACGGCCTCAATCAAGACGGATCCGATAGATGGTAGATCCTCCTTCACGGGAGCGATCTCCGACGTAACAGATGAAGATATCGTGCTAAGTTCAGAAGTGGGTGTCTTCAGAGTACCCTTCACCCAGATCAAGAAGGCCCGATTGAAGGGCAAGATCGATTTCAGCCAGAAAGGAGAGCACCCTAAATGA
- the infB gene encoding translation initiation factor IF-2 encodes MPSMRVHELAKEFGMNSQELLGHLQRLKIPAKGHSSSLVEAYVDKIRKDLGPVIAEKQAELEAIRLQQLEEERRLAEELEAKAQAEAVERANREAAARAEREAAEASLKAEREAEEANARAAAEAFQAEQEAAANERAEQEKRDAEEAARLDREEAERYRAMAEQAQAQTAIKTAHDRVIQEAKDAVAAAARDGKKKKKKQKRHEVTATATEDSTPVEVVSAGKADGALTVTEGATVGELAALLDTSTSEIIKRLMLLGTMLTVNQPMPRDVMELVAEDLGRTLNIVRLEEETVLTFTDAPEDLIPRPPVVTVMGHVDHGKTSLLDAIRETGVAQTEAGGITQHIGASVVTHKDQRITFIDTPGHEAFTAMRARGAKVTDIAILVVAADDGVMPQTVEAIHHAKAAKVPIIIAVNKIDKDGANPDQVRQILTEHEIVPEEWGGNNIFVDVSAKKRINIDELLETILLVAEVEELRANPEAPASGVVIEAKLDKGRGPVATVLVQRGTLRVGDSLVAGSTYGRVRALVDPKGATISSAGPADPVEVLGLGSVPSAGDEFRVFADERDSKNLAEERALKLRLLAQDKKVHVSLDDLFARIQEGNLRELNLVVKADVHGSIEALKDALDKMDQSEVKISVIHSAVGGITETDVMLADASDAIIIGFNVRPEPKAKALAEKESVDLRMYRVIYQAIEDINAARVGMLAPDVVETDTAQVEVRELFRVPKIGVIAGCYVLDGEISRDDRIRIVREGLIVYEGKVGSLRRFKEDVKSVRGGYECGISIDGYQDLKQGDLIEGFKISEVARTE; translated from the coding sequence ATGCCCAGTATGCGAGTACATGAGCTGGCCAAAGAATTCGGGATGAACTCCCAAGAGCTGCTGGGACACCTTCAGCGTTTGAAGATCCCCGCGAAGGGACATTCCTCCTCATTGGTCGAGGCTTACGTTGACAAGATTCGAAAAGACCTAGGGCCCGTTATCGCCGAAAAGCAGGCCGAATTAGAAGCCATCCGCTTGCAGCAGCTCGAAGAAGAGAGACGCCTCGCCGAAGAGCTTGAAGCCAAAGCGCAGGCAGAGGCTGTAGAGCGCGCTAATCGTGAGGCAGCTGCAAGAGCTGAGCGCGAAGCAGCCGAAGCTTCGCTCAAGGCTGAGCGTGAAGCGGAGGAAGCAAACGCTAGGGCCGCAGCTGAGGCATTCCAGGCTGAGCAAGAAGCAGCAGCTAATGAGCGTGCTGAACAAGAGAAGCGCGATGCCGAGGAAGCGGCGAGGCTCGATCGCGAAGAGGCAGAGCGCTACCGTGCGATGGCGGAGCAGGCCCAGGCCCAGACAGCGATCAAGACGGCTCATGACAGGGTGATTCAAGAGGCGAAAGATGCTGTAGCGGCTGCTGCTCGCGACGGGAAGAAGAAGAAGAAAAAGCAGAAGAGACATGAGGTAACCGCTACGGCCACGGAGGACTCGACTCCCGTCGAGGTCGTCTCGGCAGGCAAGGCTGATGGTGCCCTTACCGTCACAGAAGGTGCCACCGTCGGCGAGCTGGCTGCCTTGCTCGACACATCCACCAGCGAGATCATCAAGCGACTGATGCTGCTTGGAACCATGCTGACGGTCAATCAGCCGATGCCTCGTGACGTTATGGAGTTGGTGGCCGAGGATCTTGGCAGGACACTCAACATCGTCCGCCTGGAGGAAGAGACGGTCTTGACCTTCACTGATGCCCCCGAGGACCTTATACCTCGCCCTCCGGTTGTCACCGTCATGGGTCATGTCGACCATGGAAAGACATCGCTGCTCGACGCGATCCGTGAGACTGGAGTTGCCCAAACCGAGGCAGGTGGCATCACTCAGCATATCGGTGCTTCAGTGGTCACTCACAAGGATCAGCGGATCACATTCATCGATACGCCGGGACACGAGGCATTCACAGCGATGCGCGCCCGTGGAGCCAAGGTGACTGACATCGCGATTCTTGTTGTAGCCGCAGACGACGGGGTCATGCCGCAAACAGTAGAGGCCATCCATCACGCTAAGGCTGCAAAGGTGCCGATAATCATCGCTGTCAACAAGATTGACAAAGATGGAGCTAATCCTGACCAGGTGCGCCAGATATTGACCGAGCACGAGATCGTCCCCGAAGAGTGGGGCGGAAACAACATCTTCGTCGATGTTTCGGCTAAGAAACGTATCAATATCGATGAGCTTCTAGAGACGATTTTGCTCGTCGCCGAAGTCGAAGAGCTTCGAGCCAACCCCGAAGCTCCGGCAAGCGGAGTTGTCATCGAGGCCAAGCTCGACAAGGGTCGCGGGCCTGTTGCAACCGTGCTGGTCCAAAGAGGGACCCTCAGGGTCGGTGATTCTCTGGTCGCAGGCTCCACCTACGGCCGCGTAAGAGCCCTGGTCGATCCCAAAGGCGCCACCATCTCCTCGGCGGGCCCTGCTGACCCTGTTGAGGTACTCGGCCTCGGAAGCGTGCCTTCTGCCGGAGACGAATTCCGAGTCTTCGCCGATGAGCGCGATTCGAAGAATCTCGCTGAGGAACGTGCCTTGAAGCTAAGACTGTTGGCCCAGGACAAGAAGGTCCATGTCTCGCTGGATGACTTGTTCGCTCGCATTCAGGAAGGCAATCTTCGCGAGTTGAACTTGGTGGTCAAGGCCGATGTTCATGGCTCGATCGAAGCCCTCAAGGACGCGCTGGACAAGATGGACCAGAGCGAGGTGAAGATCTCTGTCATCCACTCAGCAGTCGGAGGTATCACCGAGACCGATGTCATGCTAGCCGACGCATCCGATGCCATCATCATCGGATTCAATGTGCGACCCGAACCCAAAGCCAAAGCCCTGGCGGAGAAGGAGAGCGTTGACCTGAGGATGTATCGGGTCATCTACCAGGCTATCGAGGACATCAACGCGGCGCGAGTCGGAATGTTGGCTCCCGACGTCGTCGAGACCGACACGGCGCAAGTGGAGGTCCGCGAGTTGTTCAGGGTGCCAAAGATCGGCGTCATTGCCGGATGCTACGTTCTTGATGGCGAGATCAGCCGAGACGATCGAATTCGAATTGTGCGTGAAGGCCTGATCGTATACGAAGGCAAGGTCGGATCGCTTCGTCGGTTCAAAGAAGATGTCAAGTCCGTTCGTGGAGGATATGAGTGTGGTATCTCCATCGATGGATACCAAGATCTCAAGCAAGGCGACCTGATCGAAGGATTCAAAATCTCCGAAGTCGCCCGCACAGAATGA
- the nusA gene encoding transcription termination factor NusA, with product MSSDLMDALKTLAREKNIDEFDMIDKLQQQLAATYRRIMELDNDTRVVLDKETGRIYVYELVPVGGTEEEPILEEHDITPKDVSRIAAQAAKGVITQMIRDVEKDRIYDEYSDRIGESVTGIVQQSDSRYTLIKLREGVEALLPPSEQPPNERYDHNQRIKAYIIEVRKTSSEPSVVVSRTHPGLIRRLFELEVPEIYDGIVEIKSVAREPGMRSKIAVSSREPSLDPVGACVGPKGSRVRMIVGELRGERIDVVPWSENNAEYVANALSPAKVAKVQVDVDTHTATVMVPDDQLSLAIGKEGQNARLAAKLTGWRIDIKSLAQAGTSGHGTSASGELDAVPADEDGRCVSVTSTGLRCRNRSNKGSRYCRIHEGDSDA from the coding sequence ATGAGCTCAGATCTGATGGATGCCCTGAAAACACTCGCTCGTGAGAAGAATATCGATGAGTTCGACATGATCGACAAGCTCCAGCAGCAGCTGGCGGCTACCTACAGACGCATCATGGAGCTCGACAATGACACCCGAGTGGTTCTGGACAAAGAAACGGGCAGAATCTATGTATACGAACTCGTCCCCGTAGGCGGGACGGAGGAAGAGCCTATCCTTGAGGAGCACGATATCACCCCCAAGGATGTGTCCAGAATTGCTGCCCAGGCTGCAAAAGGTGTCATAACGCAGATGATTCGTGATGTTGAAAAAGATCGCATCTACGATGAGTATTCCGATCGGATCGGCGAGAGTGTTACAGGCATCGTGCAGCAGTCTGATTCGCGCTACACCCTGATCAAGCTGAGGGAGGGCGTCGAGGCTCTTCTGCCCCCGAGCGAACAGCCTCCTAACGAGAGGTACGATCACAATCAGCGAATCAAAGCCTACATCATAGAGGTCCGCAAGACATCCAGTGAACCTTCGGTGGTCGTCTCCAGGACACACCCTGGATTGATTCGCAGGTTGTTCGAGCTGGAGGTTCCCGAGATATACGACGGGATCGTCGAGATCAAGAGCGTGGCTAGGGAGCCAGGCATGCGCAGCAAGATCGCAGTCTCCAGTCGTGAGCCAAGCCTCGATCCCGTGGGCGCTTGTGTCGGCCCCAAAGGATCTCGCGTGCGGATGATTGTGGGAGAGCTACGTGGCGAGCGCATTGACGTGGTTCCTTGGTCCGAAAACAATGCGGAGTATGTTGCGAACGCGTTGTCACCTGCGAAGGTGGCAAAGGTCCAGGTCGATGTTGACACACATACTGCGACTGTCATGGTCCCCGATGACCAGCTCTCGCTGGCCATCGGCAAAGAAGGCCAGAATGCTCGTCTGGCCGCCAAGCTCACTGGCTGGAGAATCGACATCAAGAGTCTGGCCCAAGCGGGTACTTCCGGGCATGGTACTTCAGCCTCAGGGGAACTCGATGCCGTTCCCGCAGACGAAGATGGCCGATGTGTATCGGTGACCTCCACAGGACTACGCTGTCGCAACCGCTCCAACAAGGGATCGCGGTACTGCCGGATACACGAAGGAGATTCTGACGCTTAG
- the rbfA gene encoding 30S ribosome-binding factor RbfA, translated as MKETSRTRKMNESLREAIALILLDAISDPRLHFVTVTGVRVSPDMAVANVYVTAHGDADRYQEVLAGLDSAKGRIRGILGGKITTRVTPELRFFIDESVDAGMRIAEALKSPPASMSADRRSSADGEPTESGTSG; from the coding sequence ATGAAGGAGACTTCCAGAACTCGCAAGATGAACGAGAGCCTCAGGGAGGCCATCGCTCTGATATTGCTGGACGCCATATCCGACCCTCGCCTGCACTTCGTTACCGTCACTGGGGTCAGAGTGTCCCCAGACATGGCGGTGGCCAACGTTTACGTCACCGCTCACGGTGATGCAGATCGCTACCAAGAGGTTCTAGCCGGATTGGATTCCGCCAAAGGGCGCATCAGGGGCATACTCGGTGGGAAGATCACCACCCGAGTGACTCCGGAGCTGAGGTTCTTCATCGACGAGAGCGTGGATGCAGGCATGCGGATAGCCGAGGCACTGAAGTCACCGCCCGCATCCATGTCCGCTGATCGTCGGTCTTCGGCTGATGGCGAACCAACCGAATCCGGCACTTCTGGGTGA